From one Zhongshania sp. R06B22 genomic stretch:
- a CDS encoding TonB-dependent receptor: MKNKSYWFCGSALACAMSSTSLYAAQLEEVIVTAQKRQEDMQTVPVSVSAITADQLLDIGFNDITDIAAQVPSLIVLTNISPLATTFRIRNIGNAGNIPNFEPATGLFIDGAFRSRSGIGIGDLVDVSSVEVLKGPQSTLHGKNVTAGVISIQTQGPTEQLEAMVEVNLGSDDLRQVKSYVSGPLTDWLSGRLSVVDTSRGELIENAAGPDADGQNSYAVRGQLRADFSDKLSARLIVGYAEKDMNTLTGDVFLSEESQRIVRNAGGTLSIPNDPSDRLIEYSDGSYYEGDANDIILNLSYAGDGYTFTSISSYDDYNGLSSLEDVEQFSLKVADFYDRQQGSSFSQELRIASDGGEDFNWLVGGFYFTNEFIRGDKSRPEFIATEDVEAYGDAIVDELIAGGALPINLLPLVIPAFGVEGDRGDYYITQDTDNIGLFTKLDFNFNEKWKGALGLRYSYEDKRGTVDQSNQLSALGCVPPINTNLICQVTPDGNNFDQSDSFEALTGSVSASYFLNSDTMLYGAISSGFKSGGFSLQNGTASDELRPFDEETVINLELGAKTEFLDRRARVNAAIFHTEYKDFQNASFEGLVFIINNAELVTVNGIEVDSTMILSEHTMATVNLAYIDTLYDEYTRGQCYYGRTPDNDAGQCDLSGEALPSATKFKANIALNWRKPFSGGDLYSRLDYLYSSSANASSALDPRFDMPASSMTNLRFGWRNDSIDLALWGRNITDEVVINQVAPANIHTVVDSRVGAAEGSYQAFTLPQRTFGITARYTY; this comes from the coding sequence ATGAAGAATAAAAGCTATTGGTTTTGTGGTTCAGCGCTTGCCTGCGCAATGTCATCGACGTCTTTATACGCTGCGCAATTAGAGGAGGTTATTGTCACCGCGCAAAAGCGTCAGGAAGACATGCAAACCGTGCCGGTATCGGTCTCTGCCATCACCGCTGACCAACTCCTCGATATTGGTTTTAATGACATCACTGATATTGCAGCCCAAGTACCATCGCTTATCGTGCTCACTAATATCAGTCCCTTGGCTACCACTTTCCGGATTCGTAACATTGGTAATGCCGGCAATATACCTAATTTCGAGCCTGCGACCGGCCTGTTCATCGATGGCGCATTTCGATCTCGCTCCGGTATTGGTATTGGCGATTTAGTCGATGTCAGTTCTGTTGAGGTTTTGAAAGGGCCGCAAAGTACCCTTCACGGTAAGAACGTCACGGCCGGTGTTATTAGCATTCAGACTCAGGGCCCGACCGAGCAGTTAGAAGCCATGGTTGAGGTGAATCTTGGCAGTGATGACTTACGCCAAGTGAAGTCTTATGTCAGTGGTCCCTTAACGGATTGGCTTAGCGGACGCCTGAGTGTCGTTGATACTAGCCGCGGCGAACTTATAGAAAATGCGGCCGGCCCCGATGCAGATGGTCAGAATAGCTATGCTGTTCGAGGCCAGCTCAGAGCAGATTTTTCCGATAAGTTGAGTGCGCGTCTCATTGTTGGATACGCCGAGAAAGATATGAACACCTTGACCGGCGACGTCTTTTTGAGTGAGGAGAGTCAGCGTATCGTCCGCAACGCTGGCGGCACTTTGAGTATTCCCAATGACCCTTCGGATAGGCTTATCGAATACAGTGATGGTAGCTACTACGAAGGTGATGCCAACGATATTATTTTAAATCTAAGTTATGCCGGTGATGGCTATACCTTTACCTCTATCAGTAGCTACGATGACTACAATGGGCTTAGCTCTTTAGAGGACGTAGAACAATTTAGTTTGAAGGTCGCCGACTTTTACGACAGACAGCAGGGTAGTTCATTTTCCCAGGAACTTCGTATTGCCTCAGATGGTGGCGAAGACTTTAATTGGCTGGTGGGTGGATTTTATTTCACCAATGAATTTATTCGTGGAGATAAATCTCGGCCCGAATTTATTGCCACTGAAGATGTTGAAGCCTACGGTGACGCCATTGTTGATGAGCTGATCGCTGGTGGTGCGCTGCCTATTAACTTATTGCCTTTAGTCATTCCTGCGTTTGGCGTAGAGGGTGATCGCGGGGATTATTATATTACTCAAGATACCGATAATATTGGTCTCTTTACCAAACTAGATTTTAACTTTAATGAGAAGTGGAAGGGCGCGCTAGGGCTTCGCTACTCCTATGAAGACAAGCGCGGCACGGTAGACCAAAGCAATCAACTATCAGCTTTGGGTTGTGTGCCGCCCATCAATACCAATTTGATTTGTCAGGTGACTCCAGACGGTAATAACTTTGATCAGAGCGATAGCTTTGAGGCCCTTACCGGCTCGGTATCGGCGAGTTACTTTTTGAACAGCGATACCATGCTCTATGGTGCAATATCATCGGGTTTTAAATCGGGTGGATTTAGTTTGCAAAATGGTACGGCCAGCGACGAGCTGCGTCCCTTTGATGAAGAGACCGTGATTAATCTGGAACTCGGTGCCAAAACAGAATTTCTCGATCGCCGCGCACGTGTTAACGCCGCTATATTCCATACCGAGTATAAGGACTTTCAAAATGCGAGCTTTGAAGGTCTAGTGTTTATTATTAATAACGCTGAATTAGTGACGGTAAACGGTATTGAAGTTGATTCGACTATGATTTTGTCGGAGCACACAATGGCCACTGTTAATCTGGCCTATATCGATACCCTGTATGACGAATATACCCGTGGCCAATGCTATTACGGGCGGACGCCAGACAACGATGCAGGGCAGTGCGATCTGAGTGGTGAAGCCTTGCCCTCGGCCACAAAGTTTAAAGCCAATATAGCCTTGAATTGGCGTAAGCCGTTTTCTGGTGGCGATCTATATTCCCGCTTAGATTATTTATATTCGAGTTCGGCCAATGCTAGCTCTGCGCTAGACCCTAGGTTCGATATGCCGGCGTCTAGTATGACAAACCTGCGTTTTGGCTGGCGTAATGATTCGATTGATTTGGCGCTATGGGGTAGGAATATCACTGATGAAGTCGTTATAAATCAAGTCGCCCCTGCAAATATCCACACCGTGGTAGATTCACGAGTGGGCGCAGCAGAAGGATCTTATCAGGCGTTTACACTACCGCAGCGTACATTCGGTATTACCGCTCGCTATACCTACTGA
- a CDS encoding alkaline phosphatase, with translation MNHIKIAILSAAIAGLSACGGDDGRNGVNGNNGADGNNGINSLITQTALPAGDSNCPGGGVQFDSGPDSNSNSNLESSEITDTKFVCEPYTAPESVDLIGNTRNNAWFSDAEAKIADVTAPNLTRGAAKNVILFVGDGMGISTVTAARILEGQLNGKLGEEHNLSFDMFPYSGLAKTYNVDAQTPDSAGTMTAIMSGVKTDVGVIGVNENIVRGDCTTVAGNELVTALELAEIAGKSTGILSTARITHATPAATYAKSADRNWEDDGDMPAAAKIAGCEDIASQLVNFESNLEARIGGINVDGIDVVMGGGRRSFLPKDAAFNSPDAVSSVEGDRTDGRDLTAEWQTRYPQGRYIFDKTGFNAIDTESTSKVLALFNESHMQYEADRKNDVAGEPSLRDMTEKAIQVLDNNSNGFFLMVESGRIDHAHHAGNAYNALTDTIELSEAVAKAVELTNSDETLIIVTADHSHVFTIAGYPKRGNPILGKVVNIGSTSPTLAADGMPYTTVGYTNGLGFRDLGDETDADEGYNYAIDTGRQDLLLVDTQSPGFHQEALIPLGSETHAGEDVGVYAKGPGSALVSGTNEQNVIFHVMNYAADLVNKANGKQVAP, from the coding sequence ATGAATCACATTAAAATAGCGATATTAAGCGCTGCGATAGCAGGTCTTAGCGCCTGTGGTGGCGACGACGGCCGCAATGGCGTCAACGGTAATAATGGTGCGGACGGCAACAATGGCATCAACAGCCTTATTACCCAAACTGCACTGCCGGCTGGCGACAGCAACTGCCCTGGTGGCGGGGTTCAATTTGACAGCGGCCCAGACAGTAACAGCAATAGTAATTTAGAAAGCAGTGAAATTACCGACACTAAGTTTGTTTGCGAGCCTTACACAGCGCCAGAATCTGTCGATCTTATCGGCAACACCCGCAACAACGCCTGGTTTAGCGATGCAGAAGCAAAAATAGCCGATGTCACCGCGCCTAATTTGACCCGCGGCGCGGCAAAAAATGTGATCCTATTTGTCGGCGATGGCATGGGGATTTCAACCGTCACTGCGGCGCGCATATTAGAGGGCCAGCTCAATGGCAAACTGGGCGAAGAGCATAACCTAAGCTTCGATATGTTCCCTTACAGCGGTTTAGCAAAAACCTATAACGTCGACGCCCAAACGCCAGACTCTGCGGGCACCATGACGGCGATCATGAGCGGGGTTAAAACCGACGTCGGTGTGATTGGCGTGAACGAAAATATTGTTCGCGGTGATTGCACTACCGTGGCTGGCAATGAACTAGTGACTGCGCTTGAGCTGGCAGAAATCGCCGGTAAATCTACCGGCATACTGTCCACTGCCCGCATCACCCATGCAACACCCGCAGCAACATATGCAAAGTCTGCTGACCGCAACTGGGAAGACGACGGTGATATGCCCGCTGCCGCAAAAATTGCTGGCTGCGAAGATATTGCCTCGCAATTGGTGAATTTTGAGTCAAATCTAGAAGCCCGTATCGGTGGTATTAATGTCGATGGCATCGACGTGGTAATGGGCGGCGGTCGTCGCAGCTTCTTGCCAAAAGATGCCGCCTTTAATAGTCCAGACGCCGTGAGCAGCGTAGAGGGTGATCGCACCGACGGTCGCGATCTAACAGCAGAATGGCAAACGCGCTACCCCCAAGGCCGCTACATTTTCGATAAAACCGGCTTCAACGCAATTGATACCGAAAGCACCAGCAAAGTGCTGGCACTATTCAATGAATCGCATATGCAGTACGAAGCTGATCGCAAAAATGACGTCGCCGGCGAGCCCTCATTGCGCGACATGACCGAGAAAGCCATTCAGGTCTTAGACAATAACAGCAATGGTTTCTTCCTCATGGTTGAGTCGGGTCGTATTGACCATGCTCATCACGCCGGCAATGCGTATAACGCACTGACCGACACGATCGAGCTTTCTGAGGCCGTCGCCAAAGCCGTTGAGCTAACCAATAGTGATGAGACGCTAATCATTGTCACGGCTGACCACAGCCATGTATTTACGATTGCGGGTTACCCCAAACGCGGCAACCCGATTCTGGGCAAAGTCGTAAACATCGGTTCAACATCACCCACGCTTGCCGCAGATGGTATGCCCTATACCACTGTTGGTTATACCAACGGACTAGGCTTTCGCGACCTCGGTGATGAAACTGATGCTGACGAGGGATATAACTACGCAATCGACACCGGCCGCCAAGACCTATTACTGGTAGACACCCAATCACCGGGTTTCCACCAAGAGGCCTTAATCCCACTTGGTTCAGAAACCCATGCAGGTGAAGATGTTGGTGTTTATGCAAAAGGCCCTGGCTCTGCATTGGTTAGCGGCACGAATGAGCAGAACGTGATATTTCATGTCATGAACTACGCTGCAGACCTTGTTAATAAAGCCAATGGCAAGCAAGTGGCGCCTTAA
- a CDS encoding PaaI family thioesterase, protein MTALNPVYFPDIESSDWMAMPMPEGDSFDSLLDPYQFRKIAAGKAEALFETNTHSQNGQNGLHGGLLAARAEQVLYLPLYVNRSVALRRVVTIDMSLQYVAGGSVGLPILAEIELIQETGRMGFIRGVLKQEGRVLTSFTATLRKLAEA, encoded by the coding sequence ATGACAGCTCTAAACCCAGTGTATTTCCCCGATATTGAATCTTCAGACTGGATGGCAATGCCCATGCCAGAGGGCGATAGCTTTGATAGTCTTCTTGATCCCTATCAGTTTCGCAAAATCGCTGCGGGCAAGGCCGAGGCCTTATTTGAAACCAATACCCACAGTCAAAATGGTCAGAACGGTCTTCATGGCGGATTGTTAGCCGCGCGTGCCGAGCAGGTATTGTATCTGCCCCTATATGTAAATCGCAGTGTGGCGCTGCGGCGGGTGGTGACTATTGATATGAGCTTGCAATATGTTGCCGGTGGTAGCGTGGGTTTGCCCATATTGGCAGAGATTGAGTTAATTCAAGAGACCGGCCGTATGGGGTTTATCCGCGGCGTGCTCAAGCAGGAAGGTCGTGTGCTGACCAGCTTTACGGCTACCCTGCGAAAGTTAGCTGAGGCATAG
- a CDS encoding alkaline phosphatase has protein sequence MAIATHAAAAVLPSNQSNSPWYTDAAATTETKTTATTPTKAKNVILFVGDGMGVSTLTAARILQGQQNGNSGEEGYLSFETFPHSALVKTYNVDAQTPDSAGTMTAMMSGVKSDAGVLGVAENIVRGDCTTVSGNELITAIELAEIKGMSTGIISTARITHATPAAAYAKSADRNWEDDGDMPTAAKEAGCEDIASQLVNFEANLEARIANSDVDGLDVVMGGGRRSFLPKDAAFNSSDALSSVEGDRTDGRDLTAEWKTRYPAGNYVFDQSSFDAVDASTASKLFGLFNESHMQYEQDRGNDVAGEPSLTQMTSKAIDILNNNSKGYLLVVESGRIDHGHHAGSAYSALTDAIELSNAVQAAVDATNPEETLIMVTADHSHVFTIAGYPKRGNPILGKVVAVGETEPTNAADGMPYTTVGYTNGLGFHDLGAETDADAVYSKGNQAGRADLGSVDTESSGFHQEALIPLGSETHAGEDISLHARGPGSQFVHGVIEQNMVFHMINQALDLLTGE, from the coding sequence ATGGCAATTGCAACACATGCCGCTGCGGCAGTATTACCTTCAAATCAGTCTAATAGCCCTTGGTATACTGATGCTGCGGCCACAACTGAAACTAAAACCACCGCGACTACGCCGACAAAAGCAAAGAACGTCATTCTATTTGTGGGTGACGGTATGGGCGTGTCTACCCTAACTGCCGCGCGTATATTACAAGGCCAGCAAAACGGTAATTCCGGTGAAGAAGGCTATTTAAGCTTTGAAACCTTTCCCCACTCGGCCTTGGTAAAAACCTACAATGTGGATGCACAAACGCCAGATTCTGCCGGTACCATGACAGCCATGATGTCAGGCGTAAAAAGTGATGCCGGTGTCTTGGGCGTTGCTGAGAATATTGTGCGTGGCGATTGCACTACCGTCAGCGGCAACGAGTTAATCACCGCTATTGAGTTAGCCGAAATAAAGGGTATGTCGACAGGTATTATCTCTACCGCGCGCATCACTCACGCCACCCCCGCAGCCGCTTACGCGAAATCGGCGGACCGCAACTGGGAAGACGACGGTGATATGCCCACCGCCGCCAAAGAAGCGGGCTGTGAAGATATTGCATCGCAGTTAGTAAACTTTGAAGCCAACTTAGAAGCGCGCATTGCCAATAGCGATGTTGATGGCTTAGACGTGGTCATGGGCGGTGGTCGCCGCAGCTTCCTTCCCAAAGACGCCGCCTTTAATAGCAGCGATGCCCTCAGCAGTGTCGAGGGTGACCGGACCGACGGTCGCGACCTTACCGCTGAATGGAAGACACGCTACCCCGCTGGCAATTATGTCTTTGATCAGAGCAGCTTTGACGCTGTAGATGCCAGTACTGCCAGTAAATTGTTTGGTCTGTTTAACGAATCCCACATGCAATACGAACAAGATCGGGGCAATGATGTTGCCGGCGAGCCGTCCTTGACTCAAATGACCAGCAAAGCCATCGACATTCTCAACAACAATAGCAAGGGCTATTTACTGGTAGTGGAGTCTGGCCGTATTGACCACGGCCATCACGCAGGCAGTGCCTATAGCGCATTAACAGATGCCATCGAGCTATCGAATGCGGTACAAGCAGCAGTAGATGCAACTAACCCGGAAGAAACCCTGATTATGGTCACCGCTGACCACAGCCATGTGTTCACTATTGCCGGCTACCCCAAACGCGGCAATCCGATTCTAGGCAAGGTCGTCGCTGTTGGCGAAACTGAACCCACCAATGCTGCCGACGGCATGCCATACACAACGGTGGGATACACCAATGGCCTAGGCTTTCACGACCTTGGCGCAGAGACAGATGCCGACGCGGTATACTCAAAGGGTAATCAAGCAGGACGGGCAGATCTCGGCAGTGTTGATACTGAATCGTCAGGCTTTCACCAAGAAGCATTAATACCGCTAGGTTCCGAAACCCATGCCGGCGAAGACATTAGCCTTCACGCCCGCGGCCCAGGTTCGCAATTTGTACACGGCGTTATTGAGCAAAATATGGTGTTCCATATGATTAACCAAGCCCTCGATCTGCTGACCGGCGAATAA
- a CDS encoding DUF1456 family protein, producing MVNNDVLRRVRYIFDFNDSKMIAIYGLADHHVSREEVSAWLKKEGDEDYEECSDLLMAAFLNGLITDMRGAKDGQKPVVEKRLTNNMIFMKLKIALSLKAEDVMAILALADFKISKHELSAFFRKPEHKHYRECKDQILRNFLKGLQLKLRNTNDDTEDDET from the coding sequence ATGGTAAATAATGATGTGTTGCGCCGAGTACGTTACATCTTTGATTTTAATGACTCAAAGATGATTGCGATCTACGGATTGGCGGATCACCATGTTTCGCGAGAAGAAGTCAGTGCCTGGCTTAAAAAAGAAGGCGATGAAGACTATGAAGAATGCAGTGATCTCCTAATGGCAGCCTTTCTTAATGGTTTAATCACTGATATGCGCGGCGCCAAAGACGGCCAAAAGCCGGTTGTAGAAAAGCGCTTGACCAATAATATGATTTTCATGAAATTGAAAATAGCATTGAGTCTAAAGGCAGAAGACGTGATGGCTATTTTAGCCTTAGCTGATTTTAAAATCAGTAAACACGAGTTGAGTGCCTTTTTTCGTAAGCCAGAGCACAAACATTACCGTGAGTGTAAGGACCAAATTCTGCGGAATTTCCTCAAGGGTTTGCAGTTAAAGCTTCGCAATACCAATGACGATACCGAAGACGACGAGACTTAG
- the earP gene encoding elongation factor P maturation arginine rhamnosyltransferase EarP, which yields MRTSWDIFCHIVDNYGDAGVCWRLARQLAVEYDADVRLWVDDLTTFNLVSGGAGLDVSAELPRFVDGVWLHLWPAPWPANVLPADVVLETFACELPADYVAAMAVREFPSLWLNLEYLSAEEWVSACHGLPSLQANGLQKFFFFPGFNIATGGLLREAGLLRRRREFQRSASARATFLESIAVSAAPDARLVSLFCYENPALPIWLNAMSAGDLTYHILVPEGRVVADVCGWLGEDAFKFARVYRQGNVAIQFIPFLSQCDYDRLLWSCDFNVVRGEDSFVRAQWAGRPFLWHIYRQEDDAHLIKLDAFLSSYTAGLGVDEKATLVARWIAWNSGQIAPFGGGELFAGGVEMAGHAEDWCAALESQKNLAQSLVDFYQNWV from the coding sequence ATGCGCACTAGCTGGGATATATTTTGTCACATCGTCGATAACTACGGTGATGCTGGGGTTTGTTGGCGTTTGGCGCGGCAACTGGCGGTAGAGTATGACGCCGACGTGCGACTATGGGTCGACGACCTGACCACCTTTAATCTGGTCTCTGGTGGCGCTGGTCTTGATGTTTCCGCCGAATTGCCGCGTTTCGTTGACGGCGTGTGGCTACATTTATGGCCAGCTCCTTGGCCTGCGAATGTGCTGCCAGCTGATGTGGTGCTAGAAACCTTTGCTTGTGAGTTGCCCGCAGACTATGTTGCGGCAATGGCGGTACGAGAGTTCCCATCCCTGTGGCTGAATTTAGAGTATCTGAGCGCAGAGGAGTGGGTGTCGGCGTGTCATGGCCTGCCATCATTACAAGCCAATGGCCTGCAGAAGTTCTTCTTTTTTCCCGGTTTTAATATTGCTACTGGCGGCCTACTTCGGGAAGCTGGCCTGCTGCGGCGGCGACGGGAATTTCAGCGCAGCGCCAGCGCCAGAGCGACTTTTCTCGAGAGCATTGCGGTGTCTGCGGCTCCCGACGCAAGGCTCGTGTCCTTGTTTTGTTATGAGAACCCCGCGCTGCCTATTTGGCTGAATGCCATGTCCGCTGGCGACCTGACTTATCACATCTTGGTGCCAGAGGGTCGGGTGGTAGCGGATGTTTGCGGGTGGCTGGGGGAGGACGCTTTTAAGTTTGCTCGGGTGTATAGGCAGGGCAATGTCGCTATTCAGTTTATTCCCTTTTTGAGTCAATGTGATTATGACCGACTGCTTTGGAGCTGCGACTTTAATGTGGTTAGGGGCGAGGATTCTTTTGTTCGTGCTCAATGGGCTGGGAGGCCCTTTTTGTGGCATATCTACCGGCAGGAGGACGACGCCCATTTAATAAAATTAGACGCCTTTTTAAGCTCCTATACCGCCGGCCTCGGAGTGGATGAAAAAGCGACTTTAGTGGCTCGTTGGATAGCGTGGAATAGCGGCCAAATAGCACCCTTTGGCGGAGGTGAGTTATTCGCTGGAGGAGTAGAAATGGCGGGCCATGCAGAGGATTGGTGTGCTGCTTTAGAGAGTCAAAAAAATCTTGCGCAATCACTAGTGGATTTCTATCAGAATTGGGTATGA
- a CDS encoding class I SAM-dependent methyltransferase gives MESIRLRYQTIDVSGFDIHVRSLRDNQQFADTLGEAEALGISSAQWPLFGVLWDSGAVLANEMAGFEIAGKRILEVGCGMALSSLLLNARHADITATDIHPEAGNFLIENVRLNSGAKIPYLRADWKDITDGLGKFDVIIGADILYEREHISLLSDFIERHAKPCCEVIMVDPARFNHAAFSKRMVTLGYVHSQHKPDTSSFLNAEFRGQVLRYQRTKPQI, from the coding sequence GTGGAATCTATTCGTCTTCGTTACCAGACCATCGACGTTAGTGGTTTTGATATACACGTTCGCAGTCTTCGCGATAACCAACAGTTTGCAGATACCTTAGGCGAAGCCGAGGCCCTCGGCATCTCATCGGCGCAATGGCCCTTGTTTGGGGTGCTCTGGGATTCTGGTGCGGTGTTAGCCAATGAAATGGCGGGCTTCGAGATAGCAGGTAAGCGTATTTTAGAAGTGGGCTGTGGTATGGCCTTGTCTAGTTTATTGCTCAATGCGCGTCACGCCGACATTACGGCCACGGATATTCATCCCGAGGCCGGTAATTTTCTGATAGAAAATGTCCGTTTAAATAGCGGCGCGAAAATCCCATATTTGCGCGCTGATTGGAAAGATATCACTGACGGTTTGGGTAAGTTCGATGTGATTATTGGCGCTGATATATTGTATGAGCGGGAACATATTAGCCTGCTATCAGATTTTATTGAGCGCCATGCCAAACCCTGCTGCGAAGTGATTATGGTCGACCCGGCGCGGTTTAATCACGCCGCCTTTAGTAAGCGAATGGTGACTCTAGGCTATGTGCATAGTCAGCATAAGCCGGATACCAGCAGCTTTTTAAACGCGGAATTTAGAGGCCAAGTGCTGCGTTACCAGCGCACCAAGCCTCAAATTTAG
- the efp gene encoding elongation factor P, whose amino-acid sequence MKTAQEMKPSSVILIDGQPWMVQKAEFTKSGRNSAIVKMKLKNLLSGSTTETVYKSDDKVEPVILERIPVTYSYVAESTYVFMDEEYNQYELKEEDIESVLPYIVDGMTDICDAVFFEGKLISVNLPTMIVRQITYTEGSARGDTSGKVMKPAKLSNGTEIKVADFCEIDDWIEIDTRSGEYKSRAKAPV is encoded by the coding sequence ATGAAAACAGCACAAGAAATGAAGCCCAGTAGTGTGATTTTGATTGATGGCCAGCCTTGGATGGTTCAGAAAGCGGAATTTACTAAATCAGGTCGGAATAGCGCCATCGTAAAAATGAAGTTGAAGAACCTATTGAGTGGCTCGACCACGGAAACTGTTTATAAGAGTGACGATAAAGTTGAGCCAGTTATCCTTGAGCGTATACCGGTAACATACTCCTATGTCGCTGAGTCCACCTATGTGTTTATGGACGAAGAATACAATCAGTACGAACTCAAGGAAGAGGACATAGAAAGCGTACTTCCCTATATTGTTGATGGTATGACGGATATCTGCGATGCAGTTTTCTTCGAAGGTAAGCTTATTTCAGTCAATCTGCCGACCATGATCGTCCGTCAAATTACTTATACCGAAGGTTCGGCCCGTGGCGATACGTCCGGCAAGGTGATGAAGCCTGCAAAATTGAGTAACGGTACAGAAATCAAGGTGGCAGACTTCTGTGAAATAGACGATTGGATCGAAATCGATACCCGCAGCGGCGAATATAAATCCCGGGCCAAGGCACCTGTTTAA
- a CDS encoding enoyl-CoA hydratase-related protein, producing the protein MSNKIGPVHSRRHGRVLHVILSRPALKNAINEEMVTSLYRCLRDAAQDDSIGAVVLEGAGDAFCSGADIKNLALGIEHTRKYSTEVLLRVGAEAAMLLHEMPKPTIAMIRGPAVGGGLSLALACDFRLADNTATLGYAHTKIALSGDFAAAYFLSKWMGAGKAREFCLLCPTYSADEAFQNGLLTKVCEAESLCSEVESLATRLADGPTNALGCIKNNLKNAEALSCDSYIAEEIKNFQRCRNSDEHREALAAFLEKREPVLPRAKVAR; encoded by the coding sequence ATGAGCAATAAGATTGGTCCCGTTCATTCACGTCGTCACGGCAGAGTGCTGCACGTCATTTTAAGCCGTCCGGCCTTGAAGAACGCGATAAATGAAGAAATGGTGACCTCCTTATACCGCTGCCTGCGGGACGCAGCGCAAGATGATTCGATTGGGGCAGTAGTGCTTGAAGGCGCGGGCGATGCCTTTTGTTCTGGCGCCGACATTAAAAATTTGGCCTTGGGGATAGAGCACACTCGTAAGTATTCCACTGAGGTTTTGCTCAGGGTAGGTGCGGAAGCGGCCATGTTACTGCATGAAATGCCCAAGCCGACCATCGCCATGATTCGTGGCCCGGCAGTGGGCGGGGGCTTGTCGTTGGCTTTGGCCTGTGATTTCCGGCTGGCGGATAACACCGCAACCTTGGGATATGCGCATACGAAAATCGCATTGTCTGGTGACTTCGCCGCGGCCTACTTTTTAAGTAAATGGATGGGCGCGGGCAAAGCCCGCGAATTCTGTTTGCTCTGTCCGACTTATAGCGCGGATGAGGCTTTTCAAAATGGCCTGCTTACCAAAGTTTGCGAGGCTGAGTCGCTGTGTAGTGAGGTCGAGAGTCTTGCCACGCGATTAGCCGATGGCCCTACCAATGCTCTGGGTTGTATCAAAAATAACCTTAAAAATGCCGAGGCCTTGAGTTGCGATAGCTATATTGCTGAAGAAATTAAAAACTTCCAGCGCTGTCGCAATAGCGATGAACATCGTGAGGCTTTAGCGGCTTTTCTAGAGAAACGTGAGCCGGTACTTCCCCGCGCCAAAGTTGCAAGATAG